In Pseudomonadota bacterium, the following are encoded in one genomic region:
- a CDS encoding lysophospholipid acyltransferase family protein — protein sequence MSSPSDKQRVRPHFTLGPYLPAGLGPLRGAVTKLLDRGLGLTGLNAVYHAIPPDLDPHTFARCTLDGFGVEVRVDDGSLDNIPASGPCIVVANHPHGGLDGVAMVEVLMRRRPDLRVMANYLLDNFIELAPIFIGVDPFGGRDSARSNFSAVRRALAWLRSGGVLFMFPGGEVSSFNPRTRVLSDPPWDAGIGWLVEKSGAPVVPAFIDGRNSTLFQLGGLVHPRVRTALLVREMLNHRGTVINVKCGRMIEAETLSLLEDREAIAPYLQTSTYLIKARAAYRKPVRLTRVRPANIHREALAAPIAAELLADEIARLGDDQRLVSSNNLEVWVAQAEQIPWLLQEIGRLREVTFRQVGEGTGRSVDLDLFDSYYLHLFVWDRAHHCVVGGYRLGQADRILSSYGARGLYVRTLFRLERPLEAELHSALEVGRSFVRPEHQRNYSSLMLLWKGIGAYVARHPRYRVLFGPVSISNDYHPVSQQLMVRFLQRNRMEPERASLVKPRQPFPRGDRTATLVDLNVSDLRIIATLLSTVEEQDVGIPVLLRQYLKLNGRILGFNVDPEFNNAIDCLLWVDLAQTEPTLLRKYMGAQAAENFLAHHRDDAEQGAAVIRR from the coding sequence ATGTCCAGCCCTTCCGACAAGCAACGCGTCCGTCCGCACTTCACCCTCGGCCCCTACCTGCCCGCCGGCCTCGGTCCGCTACGCGGCGCGGTGACCAAGCTGCTCGACCGCGGACTCGGCCTGACCGGACTCAACGCGGTCTATCACGCCATCCCGCCCGATCTCGATCCCCACACCTTCGCACGCTGCACGCTGGACGGTTTCGGCGTCGAAGTGCGGGTCGACGACGGCTCGCTCGACAACATTCCCGCCAGCGGTCCATGCATCGTGGTCGCCAACCATCCTCACGGTGGCCTGGACGGCGTGGCGATGGTCGAGGTGTTGATGCGCAGGCGACCCGATCTGCGCGTGATGGCCAACTACCTGTTGGACAACTTCATCGAGCTGGCGCCGATCTTCATCGGCGTCGATCCGTTCGGCGGTCGCGACTCGGCTCGTTCGAATTTCAGCGCCGTGCGGCGCGCGCTGGCGTGGCTGCGCAGCGGCGGCGTGTTGTTCATGTTCCCGGGCGGCGAGGTGTCGAGCTTCAATCCGCGCACCCGTGTGCTCAGCGACCCGCCGTGGGACGCCGGCATCGGCTGGCTGGTGGAAAAGTCCGGCGCGCCGGTGGTGCCGGCGTTCATCGACGGTCGCAACAGCACGCTGTTCCAGCTCGGCGGCCTCGTGCATCCGCGCGTGCGCACCGCGCTGCTGGTGCGCGAGATGCTCAATCACCGCGGCACGGTCATCAACGTCAAGTGCGGGCGCATGATCGAGGCCGAGACCTTGAGCCTGCTGGAAGATCGCGAAGCGATTGCGCCCTACCTGCAGACCAGCACCTATCTCATCAAGGCGCGCGCCGCGTATCGCAAGCCCGTCAGGCTGACCCGCGTGCGGCCGGCCAACATCCATCGCGAAGCGCTGGCTGCGCCCATCGCCGCCGAATTGCTGGCCGACGAAATCGCCAGGCTCGGCGATGACCAGCGACTGGTCAGCAGCAACAATCTCGAAGTGTGGGTGGCGCAGGCCGAGCAGATCCCGTGGCTGCTGCAGGAAATCGGCCGCCTGCGCGAGGTGACGTTCCGCCAGGTCGGAGAAGGCACCGGCCGCAGCGTCGATCTCGACCTGTTCGACAGCTACTACCTGCATCTTTTCGTGTGGGACAGGGCCCATCATTGCGTGGTCGGCGGCTATCGGCTGGGCCAGGCCGATCGCATCCTGTCGAGCTACGGCGCGCGCGGTCTGTACGTGCGCACGCTGTTCCGCCTCGAGCGGCCACTCGAAGCGGAACTGCATTCGGCCTTGGAAGTGGGCCGCTCGTTCGTGCGGCCGGAGCACCAGCGCAATTACTCATCCCTGATGCTGCTGTGGAAAGGCATCGGCGCCTACGTCGCCCGCCATCCGCGTTACCGCGTGCTGTTCGGACCGGTCAGCATCAGCAATGACTACCACCCGGTGTCGCAACAGTTGATGGTGCGCTTTCTGCAGCGCAACCGCATGGAGCCCGAGCGCGCCAGCCTGGTCAAACCGCGACAGCCGTTTCCGCGCGGCGATCGCACCGCGACCCTGGTCGATTTGAATGTGAGCGACCTGCGCATCATCGCGACCCTGCTCAGCACCGTCGAGGAGCAGGATGTGGGTATCCCGGTGCTGCTGCGCCAGTACCTCAAGCTCAACGGTCGCATTCTCGGTTTCAACGTCGACCCGGAATTCAACAACGCCATCGACTGCCTGCTGTGGGTGGACCTGGCGCAGACCGAACCGACCCTGCTGCGCAAATACATGGGCGCCCAGGCAGCCGAAAACTTCCTCGCCCACCACCGGGACGACGCCGAACAGGGTGCCGCGGTCATCCGCCGCTAG
- a CDS encoding ferritin-like domain-containing protein, whose amino-acid sequence MLRPWKLDDIAWSDFQPALVDPSLLAAVKTASVVEANSADYVRYLHNVFGDDAAFKDAASRWGEEEAQHGAALGRWAQMADPQFDFAASLAHFRAGYRIPVDSAQSIRGSRAGELLARCVVESGTCSYYSALRDRAREPVLRQICHRIAQDEAQHYRLFHQHLSRYAQDGGFSRWARLRVALGRVGETDDDELAFAYHSAVEARASGAVYDRARCGAEYQRLAMSMYALPHVRTLVGMIALALGWRGTTRMVRAAGWLGWWWLRLRWSAGLAGR is encoded by the coding sequence ATGCTGAGACCATGGAAACTCGATGACATTGCATGGTCGGACTTTCAGCCCGCGCTGGTCGACCCAAGCCTGCTGGCGGCGGTCAAGACCGCGTCGGTGGTGGAAGCCAACAGTGCTGACTACGTGCGCTACCTCCACAACGTGTTCGGCGACGACGCGGCCTTCAAGGACGCGGCCTCGCGCTGGGGCGAGGAGGAGGCGCAGCACGGCGCGGCGCTGGGGCGCTGGGCGCAGATGGCCGACCCGCAATTCGATTTCGCCGCGAGCCTGGCGCATTTCCGCGCCGGCTACCGCATCCCGGTCGACAGCGCACAATCGATCCGGGGCTCCCGTGCGGGCGAGCTGCTGGCGCGCTGCGTTGTCGAGTCCGGCACCTGCTCCTACTACTCGGCGCTGCGCGACCGCGCGCGCGAGCCGGTCCTGCGCCAGATTTGTCATCGCATCGCCCAGGACGAGGCGCAACATTACCGCCTGTTCCATCAACACCTGTCGCGTTACGCCCAGGACGGCGGCTTCAGCCGCTGGGCGCGACTGCGCGTCGCGCTCGGCCGGGTGGGGGAAACCGACGACGACGAACTGGCCTTTGCCTACCACAGCGCGGTCGAGGCGCGGGCGTCCGGCGCTGTCTACGATCGCGCCCGCTGCGGCGCCGAGTACCAGCGCCTCGCCATGTCGATGTATGCATTGCCTCATGTGCGCACCTTGGTGGGCATGATCGCCCTGGCCTTGGGCTGGCGCGGCACCACGCGCATGGTGCGCGCCGCGGGTTGGCTGGGATGGTGGTGGCTGCGGCTGCGCTGGTCAGCCGGTCTCGCCGGCCGCTGA
- a CDS encoding sterol desaturase family protein has translation MSHAVSRHAVARVCAWPALVTSCCAILAYGFAQGRPTLYFNLSYAWMVGWLFWLEQRLPYRSDWRRPDGQLFQDLAHTVLNKGLVQLLIVTLAGRGLLDHRSSGFLSTAPLPLQVVCGLIGSEFGLYWAHRLKHEWPSLWRFHAVHHSVRKLWLVNTGRFHFVDSLLAVAASLPFFLLSGMSMDAIIWVSAITAYIGILTHCNVAMDCGVLSQVFNTPTLHRWHHARDSAIGNSNYGENLVLWDQLLGTYWNRPGEEVGNIGIEEHMPEGFVQQLAVPFVWRRHQAAHRSAAGETG, from the coding sequence ATGAGTCACGCCGTTTCCCGCCATGCGGTCGCGCGCGTCTGCGCGTGGCCGGCCCTGGTGACGAGCTGTTGCGCCATCCTGGCCTATGGCTTCGCCCAGGGTCGACCAACGCTGTATTTCAACCTGTCCTACGCATGGATGGTCGGCTGGCTGTTCTGGCTGGAGCAACGCCTGCCCTATCGCAGCGATTGGCGTCGCCCGGACGGGCAACTCTTCCAGGACCTCGCCCACACTGTCTTGAACAAAGGCCTCGTGCAGTTGTTGATCGTGACGCTGGCCGGGCGCGGCCTGCTCGATCATCGCAGCAGCGGCTTCCTGAGCACGGCGCCACTGCCGCTGCAGGTGGTGTGCGGATTGATCGGCTCCGAGTTCGGCCTCTACTGGGCGCACCGGCTCAAGCACGAATGGCCAAGCCTGTGGCGCTTCCACGCCGTGCATCACAGCGTGCGCAAGCTGTGGTTGGTCAACACCGGCCGCTTCCACTTCGTCGATTCACTGCTGGCGGTGGCGGCCAGCCTGCCGTTCTTCCTGCTGAGCGGCATGAGCATGGATGCCATCATCTGGGTCAGCGCCATCACGGCCTACATCGGCATTTTGACCCATTGCAACGTGGCGATGGACTGCGGCGTACTGAGCCAGGTGTTCAACACGCCCACCCTGCATCGCTGGCACCATGCGCGCGACAGCGCCATCGGCAACAGCAATTACGGCGAAAACCTCGTGCTGTGGGACCAACTGCTCGGCACCTACTGGAATCGTCCGGGCGAAGAGGTGGGCAACATCGGCATCGAAGAACACATGCCTGAGGGTTTCGTGCAACAGCTCGCCGTGCCCTTCGTCTGGCGCCGCCACCAGGCGGCCCACCGTTCAGCGGCCGGCGAGACCGGCTGA
- a CDS encoding glutathione S-transferase family protein, protein MKLLNSFGPNPRLVRMFMAEKGMNIASEDLDLLAGANRQAPYLNKNPAGQTPALELDDGSVIAETVTICEYLEEQQPTPALIGTTAAERANTRMWVRRVELNITEYMYNGFRFAEGIEIFRNRMLCLPESAAGLKAKGKAGREWLDGLIAGRDFIAGSKISLADIVLFACVDFAKDVGQPLEPELKNLSAWYARMSARPSAQASLHPAAPQLKMAG, encoded by the coding sequence ATGAAACTTTTGAATTCCTTCGGACCGAACCCGCGTCTGGTGCGCATGTTCATGGCCGAAAAGGGCATGAACATCGCCAGCGAAGATCTCGACCTGCTGGCGGGCGCCAATCGTCAGGCGCCGTACCTGAACAAGAACCCGGCGGGCCAGACGCCCGCGCTGGAACTCGATGACGGCTCCGTGATTGCCGAGACCGTGACTATTTGCGAATACCTCGAAGAGCAGCAGCCGACCCCGGCCTTGATCGGCACGACCGCCGCCGAACGCGCCAACACCCGTATGTGGGTGCGTCGCGTGGAACTCAATATCACCGAGTACATGTACAACGGTTTCCGCTTCGCCGAAGGCATCGAGATCTTCCGTAATCGCATGCTGTGCCTGCCGGAATCGGCGGCGGGCCTGAAAGCCAAGGGCAAGGCCGGGCGTGAATGGTTGGACGGTCTCATCGCCGGCCGCGACTTCATCGCCGGCAGCAAGATCTCGCTGGCGGACATCGTGCTGTTCGCCTGCGTGGATTTCGCCAAGGACGTCGGCCAGCCGCTCGAACCGGAATTGAAGAACCTGTCCGCCTGGTATGCACGCATGAGCGCGCGCCCGAGTGCACAGGCCAGCCTGCACCCGGCAGCGCCGCAGCTCAAGATGGCGGGTTGA
- a CDS encoding LLM class flavin-dependent oxidoreductase, producing the protein MHVGMAAIFQNPGRDSGVSDYAIYQQDMRLALSAESLGFESVWGVEHHFTDYTMTPDVTQFLSFVGGQCKKVKLGTMVIVLPWNDPMRVAEKVAMLDCMSDGRTLLGIGRGLGRVEFEGFRVPMGESRERFVECAETILQGLEQGYCEYDGQFIKQPKARIRPEPFRSFKNRTYAAAVSPESSLIMARLGLGILVIPQKPWEEHAKELKDYADVFRQAQGVAPPRPYVAGWVACDKDAGRAEDMARKYIGGYWQSVVKHYEMGGSHFEQTKGYEYYKRMTDTIGSQGIDAVTEFFMNLQVWGTPDQCLDKIKDIHSRTDCCGFTGVFSYAGMSEAVARNNMELFAKEVVPDLKKLGHRPLFDSEVDGAPAFAAAATKAA; encoded by the coding sequence ATGCACGTTGGAATGGCCGCGATATTCCAGAATCCGGGACGCGACAGCGGCGTCAGCGATTACGCCATTTATCAGCAGGACATGCGTCTTGCGCTCAGCGCCGAAAGCCTGGGCTTCGAATCGGTGTGGGGTGTCGAACATCACTTCACCGACTACACCATGACTCCCGATGTCACCCAGTTCCTGTCATTCGTCGGCGGCCAGTGCAAGAAGGTCAAGCTCGGCACCATGGTCATCGTGCTGCCGTGGAACGATCCGATGCGCGTCGCCGAAAAGGTCGCGATGCTCGATTGCATGTCCGACGGCCGCACCCTGCTCGGCATCGGCCGCGGTCTCGGCCGCGTCGAGTTCGAAGGCTTCCGCGTGCCGATGGGCGAATCGCGCGAGCGCTTCGTCGAATGCGCCGAAACCATCCTGCAGGGCCTCGAACAGGGCTATTGCGAATACGACGGCCAGTTCATCAAGCAGCCGAAAGCGCGGATCCGCCCCGAGCCGTTCCGTTCGTTCAAGAACCGCACCTATGCCGCCGCGGTGTCGCCGGAGTCCTCACTGATCATGGCGCGACTCGGCCTCGGTATCCTGGTGATTCCGCAGAAGCCCTGGGAAGAACATGCCAAGGAACTGAAGGACTACGCCGACGTGTTCCGCCAGGCCCAGGGCGTGGCTCCGCCGCGGCCCTACGTGGCCGGTTGGGTGGCCTGCGACAAGGATGCCGGTCGCGCCGAGGACATGGCGCGCAAGTACATCGGCGGCTACTGGCAATCGGTGGTCAAGCATTACGAAATGGGCGGCAGCCACTTCGAACAGACCAAGGGCTACGAGTACTACAAGCGCATGACCGACACCATCGGCAGCCAGGGCATCGATGCCGTCACCGAGTTCTTCATGAATCTGCAGGTGTGGGGCACGCCGGACCAGTGCCTGGACAAGATCAAGGACATCCACTCGCGCACCGACTGCTGCGGCTTCACCGGCGTGTTCAGCTACGCGGGCATGTCGGAAGCCGTCGCGCGCAACAACATGGAATTGTTCGCCAAGGAAGTGGTGCCGGACCTGAAGAAGCTCGGCCACCGGCCGTTGTTCGATAGCGAGGTCGATGGCGCACCGGCGTTCGCGGCGGCCGCCACCAAGGCGGCCTGA
- a CDS encoding methyltransferase, with translation MPVLDTIALRRVDAVLNYLAPDTNHPGVDMLAATGAPPPVMCKVTVPIHDLRDAELQPSLDDNGFAYLDAATATRDFFDHHAVSELYFAECAALVASATGARHVHAFDYNLRDKSLARQANSGVSEPVRFVHNDYTEKSAPQRVRDLFPHGAPGTGRFAFINLWRPIGHAALDIPLAVCDAASLASDDLVPTDLRYAERTGEVYSARFSPGHRWYYRSGLRPDEALLLKCFDSDHDVPARYTAHCAFHDPGAPPGAPPRRSIEVRTIAFFG, from the coding sequence ATGCCTGTGCTCGATACCATCGCCCTGCGCCGCGTCGACGCGGTGCTGAATTACCTTGCGCCCGATACCAACCATCCCGGCGTCGACATGCTGGCGGCGACCGGCGCGCCGCCGCCGGTGATGTGCAAGGTCACGGTTCCCATCCATGACCTGCGCGACGCCGAGCTCCAACCCAGTCTCGATGACAACGGCTTCGCTTACCTCGATGCCGCCACGGCCACGCGGGATTTTTTCGATCACCATGCCGTCAGCGAACTGTATTTCGCCGAGTGCGCCGCGTTGGTGGCAAGTGCCACCGGCGCGCGCCATGTGCATGCCTTCGATTACAACCTGCGCGACAAGTCCCTCGCCCGCCAGGCCAACAGCGGCGTCAGCGAACCGGTGCGTTTCGTGCACAACGACTACACCGAGAAATCCGCACCCCAGCGCGTACGGGACCTGTTCCCGCACGGCGCGCCGGGCACGGGGCGCTTTGCCTTCATCAACCTGTGGCGGCCAATAGGTCATGCCGCGCTCGACATTCCGCTGGCCGTGTGTGACGCCGCGAGCCTGGCCAGCGACGACCTGGTGCCCACCGACCTGCGCTATGCCGAAAGGACCGGCGAGGTGTACAGCGCGCGTTTCAGCCCCGGCCATCGCTGGTATTACCGCTCGGGGTTGCGGCCGGATGAAGCGCTGCTGCTCAAGTGCTTCGACTCCGACCACGATGTGCCGGCGCGCTATACCGCCCATTGCGCGTTTCACGATCCAGGCGCGCCGCCCGGTGCGCCGCCCCGTCGCAGCATCGAGGTGCGCACCATCGCGTTCTTTGGTTGA